Proteins from a genomic interval of Bradyrhizobium sp. CCGB01:
- the pstA gene encoding phosphate ABC transporter permease PstA: MNPIYSRRRRKDIVIRGLCFGAAAFGVTWLALILVTLLYNGLAGLNLEIFVADTPPPGSTEGGLRNAIVGSLIMTVLGVGIGAPLGLFAGTYLAEYGRNDKLTSVIRFINDILLSAPSIIIGLFIYGAVVVPMRGFSAIAGSLALAVIVIPVVLRTTEDMLLLVPNALREAASALGLPRSLVIKRIAYRAARSGLITGVMLATARVAGETAPLLFTALSNQFFSLGLNKTMANLPVTINNFVQSPYAYWKQLAWSGALLITLTVLALNIGARLLSAERTAK, translated from the coding sequence ATGAACCCGATCTATTCACGCCGCCGCCGCAAGGACATCGTGATCCGCGGGCTCTGCTTCGGCGCCGCCGCCTTTGGCGTCACCTGGCTCGCGCTGATCCTGGTCACGCTGCTCTACAACGGCCTTGCGGGTTTGAACCTCGAGATCTTCGTCGCGGACACTCCGCCTCCGGGTTCGACTGAAGGCGGCCTGCGCAACGCGATCGTCGGCTCGCTGATCATGACCGTGCTCGGTGTCGGCATCGGTGCGCCGCTCGGTCTGTTCGCCGGCACCTATCTCGCCGAGTACGGCCGCAACGACAAGCTGACCTCGGTGATCCGTTTCATCAACGACATCCTGCTTTCGGCGCCCTCGATCATCATCGGCCTGTTCATCTACGGTGCGGTGGTGGTGCCGATGCGCGGCTTCTCGGCGATCGCCGGCAGTCTCGCGCTCGCCGTCATCGTCATTCCGGTGGTCCTGCGTACGACCGAGGACATGCTGCTGCTGGTGCCGAACGCGCTGCGAGAGGCGGCGTCCGCGCTCGGCCTGCCGCGCTCGCTGGTGATCAAGCGCATCGCTTATCGTGCCGCGCGCTCCGGCCTCATCACCGGCGTGATGCTGGCCACCGCCCGCGTCGCCGGCGAGACCGCGCCGCTGCTCTTCACCGCGCTGTCGAACCAGTTCTTCAGCCTCGGCCTGAACAAGACGATGGCGAACCTGCCGGTCACCATCAACAACTTCGTGCAGAGCCCCTACGCCTACTGGAAGCAGCTCGCCTGGAGCGGCGCCTTGCTGATCACGTTGACCGTGCTTGCCCTGAACATTGGCGCGCGCCTCCTTAGCGCCGAGAGGACTGCAAAATGA
- a CDS encoding OpgC domain-containing protein, whose protein sequence is MTIADQVTGSTIAGTAQPVDATSAGAKPRATAPAITLPAIGERELRLDLFRGLALWLIFVDHLPASLLTWFTIRNYGFSDATEIFIFISGYTAAFVYGRAMLENGFVVATARILRRVWQIYVAHVFLFTIFLAEISYVATRFENPLYTEEMGIMDFLKQPDVTIVQALLLRFRPVNMDVLPLYIVLMLALPLILWLMKWRPDVTLGLSVVLYAVTWEYDLYLSAYPNGFWAFNPFAWQLLFVFGAWCALGGARRMSRILVSRVTMWIAIAYLVAAFYVTLTWYVPQLSHFMPKRLEQWMYPIDKADLDVLRFTHFLALAALTVRFLPRDWPGLKSPWLRPLILCGQHSLEIFCLGVFLAFAGHFILAEVSGGAGVHALISLSGILIMCGVAWVISWYKRVADKSGAKTKNAVGNADLAGGG, encoded by the coding sequence ATGACCATTGCCGACCAAGTGACGGGATCGACGATCGCGGGAACCGCCCAACCTGTGGACGCCACGTCTGCGGGGGCGAAGCCGCGCGCCACCGCGCCGGCCATCACGCTGCCCGCCATCGGCGAACGCGAGCTCCGGCTCGACCTGTTCCGCGGGCTCGCGCTGTGGCTGATCTTCGTCGACCATCTGCCGGCGAGCCTTTTGACCTGGTTCACGATCCGCAATTACGGCTTCAGCGACGCCACCGAGATCTTCATCTTCATCTCCGGCTACACCGCGGCGTTCGTCTACGGTCGTGCCATGCTGGAAAACGGCTTCGTCGTCGCCACCGCACGCATCCTGCGGCGGGTCTGGCAGATCTATGTCGCCCATGTCTTCCTGTTCACGATCTTCCTCGCCGAAATCTCCTACGTCGCGACCAGGTTCGAGAACCCGCTCTACACCGAAGAGATGGGCATCATGGATTTCCTCAAGCAGCCCGACGTCACGATCGTGCAGGCGCTGCTGCTGCGCTTTCGTCCGGTCAACATGGACGTGCTGCCGCTCTATATCGTGCTGATGCTGGCGCTGCCCTTGATCCTGTGGCTGATGAAATGGCGGCCCGACGTGACGCTCGGCCTCTCGGTCGTGCTCTACGCGGTGACCTGGGAATACGACCTCTATCTGTCGGCCTATCCGAACGGCTTCTGGGCGTTCAATCCCTTCGCCTGGCAATTGCTTTTCGTGTTCGGCGCATGGTGTGCGCTCGGAGGTGCGCGACGCATGTCGCGCATCCTGGTGTCACGCGTAACGATGTGGATTGCGATCGCCTATCTGGTCGCGGCGTTCTACGTGACGCTGACCTGGTATGTGCCGCAGCTCTCCCATTTCATGCCGAAGCGGCTCGAGCAGTGGATGTATCCGATCGACAAGGCCGATCTCGACGTCCTGCGCTTCACGCATTTCCTGGCGCTCGCCGCGCTCACCGTCCGCTTCCTGCCGCGGGACTGGCCGGGCCTGAAATCGCCCTGGCTGCGGCCGCTGATCCTCTGCGGCCAGCATTCCCTGGAGATCTTTTGTCTCGGCGTCTTCCTGGCCTTTGCCGGCCATTTCATCCTGGCCGAAGTCTCCGGCGGCGCAGGCGTGCATGCGCTGATTAGTCTCTCCGGAATCCTGATCATG
- the phoU gene encoding phosphate signaling complex protein PhoU, with protein MGSEHTAKAFDTDLQELTRLVAEMGGIAERMIVDSVDALIRRDVALGQRVVAIDADLDALQKKIEERAVLTIARRQPMAVDLREIVGAMRVATDLERIGDLAKNMGKRVAALETDFHPLKLFRGLEHMTDLVQQQVKSVLDAYAAHDLPAAMAVWKGDEEVDAICTSLFRELLTYMMEDPRNISFCIHLMFCAKNIERIGDHATNIAETVFYMIEGQAITDKRPKGDMTTFATTVPNT; from the coding sequence ATGGGTTCTGAACATACCGCAAAGGCCTTCGACACCGACCTCCAGGAACTCACCCGCCTGGTCGCGGAGATGGGCGGGATCGCCGAGCGCATGATCGTCGATTCCGTCGACGCGCTGATCCGCCGCGACGTCGCGCTCGGTCAGCGCGTCGTCGCCATCGATGCCGATCTCGACGCACTTCAGAAGAAGATCGAGGAGCGCGCCGTGCTGACCATCGCGCGCCGCCAGCCGATGGCTGTCGATTTGCGCGAAATCGTCGGCGCCATGCGCGTCGCGACCGATCTCGAGCGCATCGGCGACCTCGCCAAGAACATGGGCAAGCGCGTCGCGGCGCTGGAGACCGATTTCCATCCGCTCAAGCTGTTCCGCGGCCTCGAGCACATGACCGACCTCGTGCAGCAGCAGGTCAAGTCGGTGCTGGACGCCTATGCCGCGCACGACCTGCCGGCGGCGATGGCGGTGTGGAAGGGCGACGAGGAAGTCGACGCCATCTGCACCTCGCTGTTCCGCGAACTCCTCACCTACATGATGGAGGATCCGCGCAACATCTCGTTCTGCATCCATTTGATGTTCTGCGCCAAGAACATCGAGCGCATCGGCGACCACGCCACCAACATCGCCGAGACCGTGTTCTACATGATCGAGGGACAGGCGATCACCGACAAGCGGCCGAAGGGCGACATGACGACCTTCGCCACGACGGTTCCGAATACTTAA
- the apaG gene encoding Co2+/Mg2+ efflux protein ApaG, giving the protein MYRAVTRQIEVTVEPNFVPEQSSADRSRYFWSYTIVITNSGDETVQLKTRHWIITDATGRQQEVRGEGVVGEQPTLAPGERFEYTSGVPLATASGFMTGRYLMVSESGERFEIDVPTFSLDSPDNKRVLN; this is encoded by the coding sequence ATGTACCGCGCCGTGACCCGCCAGATCGAAGTGACCGTCGAGCCGAACTTTGTTCCGGAGCAGTCGTCGGCTGACCGCTCCCGCTATTTCTGGTCCTACACCATCGTCATCACCAATTCCGGCGACGAAACCGTGCAGCTGAAGACGCGGCACTGGATCATCACCGACGCCACCGGCCGCCAGCAGGAGGTCAGGGGCGAGGGCGTGGTCGGCGAGCAGCCGACCCTGGCTCCCGGGGAGCGCTTCGAATACACCTCCGGCGTGCCGCTCGCGACCGCCTCGGGCTTCATGACCGGCCGCTACCTGATGGTCAGCGAAAGCGGCGAACGCTTCGAGATCGACGTGCCGACGTTCTCGCTGGATAGCCCGGACAACAAGCGGGTGTTGAACTAG
- the pstB gene encoding phosphate ABC transporter ATP-binding protein PstB yields MSEMSVSVSTPAVQHGSQPLPEAPAKVTVRNLNFYYGEHHALKNINLALGTNRVTAFIGPSGCGKSTLLRIFNRMYDLYPGQRVTGQLMLDQTNILDPKLDLNLLRARVGMVFQKPTPFPMTIYENIAFGIRLYEKISKSEMDDRVEKALRGGALWNEVKDKLNASGLSLSGGQQQRLCIARTVAVRPEVILFDEPCSALDPISTAKVEELIQELSENYTIAIVTHNMQQAARVSDKTAFMYLGELIEFDDTSKIFTSPTDRRTQDYITGRFG; encoded by the coding sequence ATGAGCGAAATGTCTGTTTCCGTCAGTACGCCCGCCGTTCAGCACGGCTCGCAGCCGCTGCCCGAGGCGCCCGCCAAGGTGACGGTTCGCAACCTCAACTTCTACTATGGCGAGCACCACGCGCTGAAGAACATTAACCTGGCGCTCGGCACCAACCGCGTCACGGCGTTCATCGGCCCGTCGGGTTGCGGCAAGTCGACCCTGCTGCGCATCTTCAACCGGATGTACGACCTCTATCCGGGCCAGCGCGTCACCGGCCAGCTCATGCTCGACCAGACCAACATCCTCGACCCCAAGCTCGACCTCAACCTGCTGCGCGCCCGCGTCGGCATGGTGTTCCAAAAGCCGACGCCGTTCCCGATGACGATCTACGAGAACATCGCGTTCGGCATCCGTCTCTACGAGAAGATCTCGAAGTCCGAGATGGACGACCGCGTCGAGAAGGCGCTGCGTGGCGGCGCGCTGTGGAACGAGGTCAAGGACAAGCTCAACGCCTCCGGCCTGTCGCTCTCCGGCGGCCAACAGCAGCGCCTCTGCATCGCCCGCACGGTCGCGGTGCGGCCCGAGGTCATCCTGTTCGACGAGCCCTGCTCGGCGCTCGACCCGATCTCGACCGCCAAGGTCGAGGAGCTGATCCAGGAGCTGTCCGAGAACTACACGATCGCGATCGTCACCCACAACATGCAGCAGGCGGCGCGCGTCTCCGACAAGACCGCCTTCATGTATCTCGGCGAGTTGATCGAGTTCGACGACACCAGCAAGATCTTCACGTCGCCGACCGACCGGCGCACGCAGGATTACATCACCGGCCGGTTCGGCTGA
- a CDS encoding aspartate aminotransferase family protein, giving the protein MTNSAAPHLLPVFARSDLGFERGEGCWLIATNGERYLDFTSGVAVNALGHAHPVLVKALQEQATKLWHMSNLFQSPDGEKLAARLCNESFADFVFFCNSGAEALEGVIKLVRHHHFSMGHPERYRIITFEGAFHGRTLATLAATGSAKYLEGFGPPMDGFDQIPHGDIEAVKKAIGPQTAGILIEPIQGEGGVRSATPSFLKALRQLCDEKGLLLAFDEVQTGMGRTGDLFAHRRTGVTPDVMSLAKALGGGFPIGAVLATADAASGMGPGSHGSTFGGNPLAISAANAVLDVMLKPGFFDHVQKMSLLLKQKLASVIDRHPDVVSEVRGEGLLIGIKAVVPSGDLVAALRDQKLLTVGAGDNVVRFLPPLIVSEAEIEDSVGRLERACTALAGTKRAAS; this is encoded by the coding sequence ATGACTAACAGCGCAGCGCCGCATTTGCTCCCCGTTTTCGCCAGGTCCGACCTCGGTTTCGAGCGCGGCGAAGGCTGCTGGCTGATCGCGACCAACGGCGAGCGTTATCTCGATTTCACCTCGGGCGTGGCGGTGAATGCGCTCGGCCATGCGCATCCGGTGTTGGTCAAGGCGTTGCAGGAGCAGGCCACCAAGCTCTGGCACATGTCGAACCTGTTCCAGAGCCCGGATGGCGAGAAGCTTGCGGCGCGTCTGTGCAACGAAAGCTTCGCGGACTTCGTGTTCTTCTGCAATTCCGGCGCTGAAGCGCTGGAGGGTGTGATCAAGCTGGTCCGCCATCATCACTTCTCCATGGGGCATCCGGAACGTTATCGCATCATCACCTTCGAAGGCGCCTTCCACGGCCGCACATTGGCAACGCTGGCTGCGACGGGATCTGCAAAATATCTCGAAGGTTTTGGTCCGCCGATGGACGGTTTCGACCAGATCCCGCACGGCGACATCGAGGCCGTGAAGAAGGCGATTGGTCCGCAGACCGCCGGCATCCTGATCGAGCCGATCCAGGGCGAGGGCGGCGTGCGTTCGGCGACGCCCTCCTTCCTCAAGGCGCTGCGCCAGCTCTGCGACGAGAAGGGCCTGCTGCTCGCGTTCGACGAGGTGCAGACCGGCATGGGCCGCACCGGCGATCTCTTCGCGCACAGGCGCACCGGCGTCACACCTGACGTCATGTCGCTGGCGAAGGCGCTCGGCGGCGGCTTTCCGATCGGCGCGGTGCTGGCGACTGCGGATGCGGCTTCCGGCATGGGGCCCGGCTCGCACGGCTCGACCTTCGGCGGCAACCCGCTGGCGATCTCGGCTGCGAACGCCGTGCTCGACGTCATGCTCAAGCCCGGCTTCTTCGATCACGTGCAGAAGATGTCGCTGCTGCTCAAGCAGAAGCTCGCCTCCGTGATCGACCGTCATCCCGACGTCGTCAGCGAAGTGCGCGGCGAAGGCCTCCTGATCGGCATCAAGGCCGTGGTGCCCTCCGGCGATCTCGTCGCGGCGCTGCGCGACCAGAAACTGCTCACGGTCGGTGCCGGCGACAATGTCGTGCGTTTCCTGCCGCCCTTGATCGTCAGCGAAGCCGAGATCGAGGACAGCGTCGGGCGGCTCGAACGCGCCTGCACTGCGCTTGCGGGCACCAAGCGGGCGGCAAGCTGA
- the phoB gene encoding phosphate regulon transcriptional regulator PhoB, with the protein MGARIMVVEDEEALTELLRYNLEGDGYDVETVMRGDDADTRLKEHIPDLIVLDWMLPGLSGIELCRRLRTRPETKQLPIIMLTARGEESERVRGLATGADDYIVKPFSVPELLARVKGLLRRASPERLATVLAYGDIELDRDKRRVARSGRPIDLGPTEYRLLEFFLEHPGRVFSREQLLDSVWGRDIYIDERTVDVHIGRLRKLLNLGREQDPIRTVRGAGYALDDRFAKAEQA; encoded by the coding sequence ATGGGCGCACGCATTATGGTGGTTGAGGACGAGGAAGCTCTCACCGAGCTGCTTCGCTACAATCTCGAAGGCGACGGCTACGACGTCGAGACGGTGATGCGCGGCGACGACGCCGACACCCGTCTCAAGGAGCACATCCCCGATTTGATCGTGCTCGACTGGATGCTGCCGGGACTGTCCGGCATCGAGCTGTGCCGGCGGCTTCGTACCCGCCCGGAGACCAAGCAGCTCCCGATCATCATGCTCACCGCGCGCGGCGAGGAGAGCGAGCGGGTGCGCGGACTTGCGACCGGCGCCGACGACTACATCGTCAAGCCGTTTTCGGTGCCCGAGCTGCTGGCGCGCGTGAAGGGTCTGCTGCGGCGCGCAAGCCCGGAGCGGCTCGCAACCGTGCTCGCCTATGGCGACATCGAGCTCGACCGCGACAAGCGCCGCGTGGCGCGCTCGGGCCGGCCGATCGATCTTGGCCCGACCGAATATCGCCTGCTGGAGTTCTTCCTGGAGCATCCGGGCCGGGTGTTCTCGCGCGAGCAACTGCTCGACAGCGTCTGGGGCCGCGACATCTATATCGACGAGCGCACCGTGGACGTGCATATCGGCCGCTTGCGCAAGCTGCTCAATCTTGGCCGCGAGCAGGACCCGATCCGCACCGTCCGCGGCGCCGGCTATGCGCTCGATGATCGCTTTGCGAAGGCAGAGCAGGCGTAG
- the pstC gene encoding phosphate ABC transporter permease subunit PstC, translating into MAVQSDVIDDAGPYDRAKALSAFKLGDVTFYWITRLSAISVLLILGGIIISLIVGAFPAMKEFGISFLWTQRWAPSADPPVLGALGPIYGTLVTSFIAMLIAIPVGLGIAIFLTELCPQWARRPIGMAIELLAGIPSIIYGMWGFFVLGPFLANTFQPFMIRIFDGVPVLGAIFAGPPSYLSLFNASLILAIMVLPFITSISVDVFKTVPPVLKEAAYGVGCTTWEVVRSVVIPYTRVGVIGGVMLALGRALGETMAVTFIIGNSFRISSSIFAPGTTISAAIASEFAESDGLHQSGLILLGLLLFVLTFFVLAAARLMLMRLDQKAGK; encoded by the coding sequence ATGGCCGTTCAGAGCGATGTAATCGACGACGCCGGACCGTATGACCGCGCCAAGGCCTTGAGCGCATTCAAGCTCGGCGACGTCACTTTCTACTGGATCACGCGGCTCTCCGCGATCTCGGTGCTCCTGATCCTCGGCGGCATCATCATTTCGCTGATCGTCGGCGCCTTCCCGGCGATGAAGGAATTCGGCATCTCCTTCCTGTGGACGCAGCGCTGGGCGCCGTCGGCCGATCCGCCGGTTCTCGGTGCGCTCGGACCGATCTACGGCACGCTCGTGACCTCCTTCATCGCGATGCTGATCGCCATTCCCGTGGGTCTTGGCATCGCGATCTTCCTCACCGAGCTCTGCCCGCAATGGGCGCGCCGCCCGATCGGCATGGCGATCGAGCTGCTCGCCGGCATTCCCTCGATCATCTACGGCATGTGGGGCTTCTTCGTGCTGGGCCCGTTCCTGGCCAACACGTTCCAGCCCTTCATGATCAGGATCTTCGATGGCGTCCCCGTGCTGGGGGCGATCTTCGCGGGACCTCCGTCCTATCTCAGCCTGTTCAACGCCTCGCTGATCCTCGCGATCATGGTGTTGCCCTTCATCACCTCGATCTCGGTCGACGTGTTCAAGACGGTGCCTCCGGTCCTCAAGGAGGCGGCCTACGGCGTCGGCTGCACCACCTGGGAAGTCGTCCGCAGCGTGGTGATCCCCTACACCCGCGTCGGCGTTATCGGCGGCGTCATGCTGGCCCTGGGTCGCGCGCTCGGCGAGACCATGGCGGTGACCTTCATCATCGGCAACTCGTTCCGCATCTCGTCGTCGATCTTCGCGCCGGGCACCACGATCTCGGCGGCGATCGCGTCCGAATTCGCCGAAAGCGACGGCCTGCACCAGTCCGGCCTGATCCTGCTCGGTCTCCTGCTGTTCGTGCTGACGTTCTTCGTACTTGCGGCTGCCCGGCTGATGCTGATGCGGCTGGACCAGAAAGCGGGAAAGTAA
- a CDS encoding GcrA family cell cycle regulator — protein MTVLTWSDDRVEQLKKLWEAGLSASQIAAELGNVTRNAVIGKVHRLGLSGRAKSPSSAAPRPRKARPAQHMMRVSRPIARGNTALAQAFEVEVEAEPVTYDNVVPMSQRLSLLELNEATCHWPVGDPSSPDFFFCGGKALSGLPYCAQHSRVAYQPAADRRRAPAKPGPR, from the coding sequence ATGACGGTTTTGACCTGGTCAGATGATCGCGTCGAGCAGCTGAAAAAGCTCTGGGAGGCCGGACTTTCGGCCAGCCAGATCGCCGCTGAGCTTGGCAACGTGACCCGCAACGCGGTGATCGGCAAGGTGCACCGGCTCGGCCTGTCCGGCCGCGCCAAGAGCCCCTCGTCCGCAGCGCCCCGGCCGCGCAAGGCGCGTCCCGCGCAGCACATGATGCGGGTGAGCCGGCCGATCGCGCGCGGCAACACCGCGCTGGCGCAGGCCTTCGAGGTCGAGGTCGAGGCCGAACCGGTCACCTACGACAACGTGGTGCCGATGAGCCAGCGACTGTCGCTGCTGGAGCTGAACGAGGCGACCTGCCACTGGCCGGTCGGCGATCCCTCGAGCCCGGATTTCTTCTTCTGCGGCGGCAAGGCGCTCTCCGGCCTGCCCTACTGCGCCCAGCACTCGCGCGTGGCGTATCAGCCCGCAGCGGATCGCAGGCGCGCGCCGGCGAAGCCGGGTCCGCGCTGA
- the argF gene encoding ornithine carbamoyltransferase has translation MSNSPKHFLDINELPLSELKRMLAASSAMKAKQKAQQPVKPLEGKTLAMIFERPSTRTRVSFDVAMRQLGGEPIMLTGAEMQLGRGETIADTARVLSRYVDAIMIRILNHEALLELAANATVPVINGLTRRSHPCQVMADLMTYEEHRGPIEGRTVAWTGDDNNVLASWAHAAERFKFKLNVATPPELAPKKVMRDFIKATGASIVLGTDPEAAVHGADCVVTDTWVSMGDKEGEHRHNVLKPYQVNAKLMSLAKPDALFMHCLPAHRGEEVTDEVIDGPQSVVFDEAENRLHAQKGILAWCFDAVK, from the coding sequence ATGAGTAACTCCCCCAAGCACTTCCTCGATATCAACGAGCTGCCGCTGTCGGAGCTCAAGCGCATGCTCGCCGCATCCTCCGCGATGAAGGCGAAGCAGAAGGCGCAGCAGCCCGTGAAGCCGCTCGAAGGCAAGACGCTGGCGATGATCTTCGAACGCCCCTCGACCCGCACCCGCGTGTCGTTCGACGTCGCGATGCGCCAGCTTGGCGGCGAGCCCATCATGCTCACCGGTGCCGAGATGCAGCTGGGCCGCGGCGAGACCATTGCCGACACCGCGCGCGTGCTGTCGCGCTATGTCGACGCCATCATGATCCGCATCCTCAATCACGAGGCCTTGCTGGAGCTTGCGGCAAACGCCACCGTGCCGGTCATCAACGGCCTGACGCGCCGTTCGCACCCTTGCCAGGTGATGGCCGACCTCATGACCTATGAGGAACATCGCGGCCCGATCGAAGGACGGACGGTGGCCTGGACCGGCGACGACAACAATGTGCTGGCGTCCTGGGCCCATGCGGCCGAGCGCTTCAAGTTCAAGCTCAACGTCGCAACGCCGCCCGAGCTCGCACCGAAGAAGGTGATGCGCGACTTCATCAAGGCGACCGGGGCGTCGATCGTGCTCGGCACCGATCCCGAGGCCGCCGTGCACGGCGCCGACTGCGTCGTCACCGACACCTGGGTGTCGATGGGCGACAAGGAAGGCGAGCACCGTCACAACGTGCTCAAGCCCTATCAGGTCAATGCCAAGCTGATGTCGCTGGCCAAGCCCGATGCGCTGTTCATGCACTGCCTGCCCGCCCATCGCGGTGAGGAGGTCACCGACGAGGTGATCGACGGCCCGCAATCGGTCGTGTTCGACGAGGCCGAAAACCGCCTGCACGCGCAGAAGGGCATTCTGGCCTGGTGTTTCGACGCGGTGAAGTAG
- the pstS gene encoding phosphate ABC transporter substrate-binding protein PstS, with product MNFIKTIVAAGLVAASTTAAFAADITGAGATFPFPIYSKWADAYKKETGNGLNYQSIGSGGGIKQIQAKTVTFGASDAPLKAEQLEKDGLVQWPMVMGAIVPVVNIEGVKPGEMVFDGETLASIYLGKITKWDDAAIKKLNPNVKLPSEAITVVRRSDGSGTTFNFTNYLAKASADWKSKVGEGTAVEWPVGVGAKGNEGVSGNISQTKNSIGYVEYAYAKQNKLTYTGLVNKAGKPVQPTVEAFQAAASNADWAKAPGYYVILTDQPGEKSWPITAATFILMHKAATDKAASQEAIKFFRWAFKNGGKAAEELDYIPMPEGVVTLIEKTWAAEIKS from the coding sequence ATGAATTTCATCAAAACCATCGTCGCTGCTGGCTTGGTCGCCGCATCGACGACGGCGGCCTTTGCTGCCGACATCACGGGTGCAGGCGCGACGTTCCCGTTCCCGATCTATTCGAAATGGGCTGACGCCTACAAGAAGGAGACCGGCAACGGTCTGAACTACCAATCGATCGGTTCGGGCGGCGGCATCAAGCAGATCCAGGCCAAGACCGTGACCTTCGGCGCCAGCGACGCCCCGCTCAAGGCCGAGCAGCTCGAGAAGGACGGCCTCGTCCAGTGGCCGATGGTGATGGGCGCCATCGTTCCCGTCGTCAACATCGAGGGCGTGAAGCCCGGTGAGATGGTGTTCGACGGTGAGACCCTCGCCAGCATCTATCTCGGCAAGATCACCAAGTGGGACGACGCCGCGATCAAGAAGCTCAACCCGAACGTGAAGCTGCCGTCGGAAGCGATCACCGTGGTCCGCCGCTCGGACGGCTCGGGCACCACCTTCAACTTCACCAACTACCTCGCCAAGGCCAGCGCGGACTGGAAGAGCAAGGTCGGTGAGGGCACGGCGGTCGAGTGGCCGGTCGGCGTCGGCGCCAAGGGCAACGAAGGCGTGTCGGGCAACATCAGCCAGACCAAGAACTCGATCGGCTACGTCGAGTACGCCTATGCCAAGCAGAACAAGCTGACCTACACCGGCCTCGTCAACAAGGCCGGCAAGCCGGTGCAGCCGACGGTCGAAGCCTTCCAGGCGGCCGCTTCCAACGCCGACTGGGCCAAGGCTCCGGGCTACTATGTCATCCTGACCGACCAGCCCGGCGAGAAGTCCTGGCCGATCACCGCGGCGACCTTCATCCTCATGCACAAGGCAGCCACCGACAAGGCGGCCTCGCAGGAAGCCATCAAGTTCTTCCGCTGGGCCTTCAAGAATGGCGGCAAGGCGGCTGAAGAGCTCGACTACATCCCGATGCCCGAGGGCGTCGTGACCCTGATCGAGAAGACCTGGGCTGCCGAGATCAAGAGCTAA
- a CDS encoding Hsp33 family molecular chaperone: MVSQSPDMNTGLEGPVRAPSAVPIDDAVLPYEVDALDVRGRLVRLGPALDEILTKHDYPAPVGKLLGEAIVLTTLLGSALKFEGRFILQAQTDGPVSFLVVDYMAPDRLRAYARYDAERLGEIKDSGTLLGNGHLAMTIDQGPDMSRYQGLVALDGGSLEDAAHEYFLRSEQIPTRVRLAVGEEWRSSDGGKHRWRAGGMLMQFLPKAPERARQADLHHGDAPEGVEAHAVAEDDAWVEARSLIETVEDVELIDPELSGERLLFRLFHERGVRVFNPLVLKAQCSCSREAVASMLKSFSPDDRAAMVKDDKVVVTCEFCSSVYQFTPDEAGVEGA; the protein is encoded by the coding sequence ATGGTTTCCCAATCCCCCGACATGAATACCGGGCTCGAAGGCCCGGTTCGCGCGCCATCAGCGGTTCCCATCGATGACGCTGTGCTGCCCTACGAGGTCGACGCGCTGGACGTGCGCGGGCGCCTGGTGCGGCTCGGTCCCGCGCTCGACGAGATCCTGACCAAGCACGATTACCCTGCGCCGGTCGGCAAGCTGCTCGGCGAGGCCATCGTGCTGACGACGCTGCTCGGCTCGGCGCTGAAATTCGAGGGCCGCTTCATCCTCCAGGCCCAGACCGACGGTCCTGTGTCGTTCCTGGTCGTCGATTACATGGCGCCGGATCGTCTGCGCGCCTATGCGCGCTACGACGCCGAGCGCCTCGGCGAGATAAAGGATTCCGGCACGCTGCTCGGTAACGGTCATCTCGCCATGACCATCGACCAGGGTCCCGACATGAGCCGCTACCAGGGTCTGGTCGCGCTCGATGGCGGCAGCCTGGAAGATGCCGCCCACGAATATTTCCTGCGCTCCGAGCAGATCCCGACGCGCGTGCGTCTCGCTGTCGGCGAGGAGTGGCGTTCGAGCGACGGCGGCAAGCATCGCTGGCGCGCCGGCGGCATGCTGATGCAGTTCCTGCCGAAGGCGCCTGAGCGCGCGCGGCAGGCCGATTTGCATCATGGCGATGCGCCCGAAGGCGTCGAGGCGCATGCTGTCGCCGAGGACGACGCCTGGGTCGAGGCGCGTTCGCTGATCGAGACCGTCGAGGACGTCGAGCTGATCGACCCCGAGCTCTCCGGCGAGCGGTTGCTGTTCCGCCTGTTCCACGAGCGTGGCGTGCGCGTGTTCAATCCGCTGGTCCTGAAAGCACAATGCTCCTGCTCGCGCGAAGCGGTCGCGTCGATGCTGAAGAGTTTTTCGCCCGACGACCGCGCCGCGATGGTCAAGGACGACAAGGTCGTCGTGACCTGCGAGTTCTGCTCGTCGGTGTACCAGTTCACGCCGGATGAAGCCGGCGTGGAAGGCGCGTAA